Proteins from one Xenopus tropicalis strain Nigerian chromosome 1, UCB_Xtro_10.0, whole genome shotgun sequence genomic window:
- the cnga1 gene encoding cGMP-gated cation channel alpha-1, translating into MAGIINTHHTYGTVPKVSIQDMDEVLERMENGECRFLSKNNNKPCSSQSMESPKCYSIYSSKNRVHAVTATLHRDQQLSGANADYNTNNSNNKEEEEKKKKKKEKKGKSDHKKEKKKDKEKKKDKEKGEKEKNKDNAKEEKEKEKEKGKAEKEKEKEKEKEKEIKKKDIFVIDPSGNLYYNWLFCITMPVMYNWTMIIARACFDELQQDYLELWFFLDYMSDAIYIADMFVRTRTGYLEQGLLVRDEVKLRDKYKMTMQFKLDVLSIIPTDILYLQFGLNYPELRLNKLLRVARMFEFFQRTETRTNYPNIFRISNLIMYIVIIIHWNACVYYSISKAIGFGEDTWVYPNTSHPEYGRLARKYVYSLYWSTLTLTTIGETPPPVQDSEFWFVVADFLVGVLIFATIVGNVGSMISNMNAARAEFQGRIDAIKQYMHFRKVSKDLEKRVIKWFDYLWTNKKAVDEREVLKYLPDKLRAEIAINVHLDTLKKVRIFADCEAGLLIELVLKLQPQVYSPGDYICRKGDIGREMYIIKEGKLAVVADDGITQFVVLSDGSYFGEISILNIKGSKAGNRRTANIKSIGYSDLFCLSKDDLMEALTEYPDAKAMLEEKGRQILMKDGLLDLDIANSGADPKDIEEKVIQMEGLVENLQTKFARLLAEYDSAQQKLKQRVTKIEKIIKPETEAVEMLVMEETKDEAAGAPPPSQE; encoded by the exons ATGGCTGGAATAATAAATACTCACCATACATATGGCACAGTACCTAAAGTATCCATACAGGACATGGATGAAGTTCTGGAAAGGATGGAAAATGGTGAATGCAG ATTTTTAAGTAAGAACAACAATAAACCTTGTTCATCGCAAAGCATGGAAAGTCCTAAATGTTACAGCATATATTCAAGCAAGAATCGTGTGCATGCTGTGACAGCCACCCTTCATCG ggaCCAACAGCTTTCAGGGGCCAATGCAGATTACAATaccaataacagtaataataaggAAGA ggaggagaaaaagaaaaagaaaaaagaaaagaaagg GAAGTCTGatcataaaaaagaaaagaaaaaggacaaagagaagaaaaaagacaaagaaaaaggGGAGAAGGAAAAGAATAAAGATAATGCAAaagaggagaaagagaaggagaaagaaaaagggaaagcagaaaaggagaaagagaaggagaaagaaaaagaaaaggaaat aaagaaaaaagacATCTTTGTCATTGATCCTTCAGGAAACCTATATTACAACTGGCTCTTTTGTATAACAATGCCTGTCATGTACAACTGGACTATGATAATAGCAAG AGCCTGTTTTGATGAGCTTCAACAAGACTATTTGGAActctggttcttccttgattaTATGTCTGATGCGATTTACATCGCTGATATGTTTGTAAGAACACGAACAG GTTACTTGGAGCAAGGTCTTCTCGTCAGAGATGAAGTTAAACTCAGAGACAAATACAAAATGACTATGCAGTTTAAGTTGGATGTTTTGTCTATTATACCAACAGATATATTGTATTTACAGTTTGGATTAAACTACCcagagctcaggcttaacaaaTTACTACGAGTAGCACGTATGTTTGAGTTCTTTCAAAGAACAGAAACAAGGACCAATTACCCTAACATATTCAGAATCTCCAATCTTATCATGTACATCGTCATCATTATTCATTGGAATGCATGTGTTTACTATTCCATTTCTAAGGCTATTGGATTTGGGGAAGATACATGGGTCTATCCCAACACAAGTCATCCGGAGTATGGAAGACTGGCGAGAAAATATGTGTACAGTCTTTACTGGTCAACACTGACGCTGACTACTATTGGTGAAACTCCACCACCTGTACAAGATTCTGAATTCTGGTTTGTTGTTGCTGATTTCCTGGTGGGAGTTTTAATTTTCGCTACTATTGTCGGTAATGTCGGTTCCATGATTTCAAACATGAATGCTGCCAGAGCTGAGTTCCAAGGGAGAATTGATGCTATTAAACAGTACATGCATTTTCGAAAAGTGAGCAAAGATCTAGAGAAAAGGGTCATTAAGTGGTTTGACTACTTGTGGACAAACAAAAAAGCTGTTGATGAAAGAGAAGTGTTGAAATACCTACCTGATAAGTTAAGGGCTGAAATTGCTATTAATGTACACCTTGACACATTAAAGAAAGTGCGCATTTTTGCTGATTGCGAAGCTGGACTTTTGATTGAGTTGGTATTAAAACTGCAACCTCAAGTATACAGCCCAGGAGATTACATTTGTAGGAAAGGGGATATTGGAAGAGAAATGTATATTATCAAAGAAGGCAAACTTGCTGTTGTGGCAGATGATGGAATTACACAATTTGTGGTTTTGAGTGATGGTAGTTACTTTGGTGAAATCAGTATTCTCAACATCAAAGGAAGTAAAGCTGGTAACAGGCGAACAGCTAATATTAAGAGTATAGGGTATTCTGATCTTTTCTGTCTGTCTAAAGATGACCTTATGGAGGCCCTTACTGAGTATCCAGATGCTAAAGCCATGCtagaagagaaaggaaggcagATTCTGATGAAGGACGGTCTGCTTGACTTGGACATCGCAAATTCAGGAGCTGATCCAAAAGATATAGAGGAGAAAGTAATTCAAATGGAAGGCTTAGTGGAAAACCTCCAGACGAAATTTGCTAGACTTTTAGCTGAGTATGATTCAGCACAACAAAAACTTAAACAACGAGTAACAAAAATTGAGAAAATAATAAAGCCAGAGACTGAAGCTGTAGAGATGCTAGTTATGGAGGAAACCAAAGATGAAGCTGCAGGAGCACCACCACCCTCACAGGAATAA